The genomic segment GCTTCGCCGCGCGACACCGTGAACGAGACGCCGCGCACCGGGGTGACCCAGCCGCTGGGTGTCGGGAAGGAGACGCGCAGGTCGTCGACGAGGAGCACCACGTCGTCGCCGGCGACCTGCGCGTGTCGAGGGGCGCTCGGGAGCGCGAGGGCGGGGAGACGGTGGCGGCGGCGACCCGAGCGCCCGCCGAGGGCCGCCGCCGCGGTCTCGCCGAGCAGGTTGAACGCGAGTCCGGCGATGACCACGGCCACGGCGGGGCCGAGCGCGGACGCCGGATTGAGGTAGATGCGGTTCAGGCCTTCGCCCAGCAGCCGACCCCAGTCGTACTCGGGCACCTGCACGCCCAGCCCGAGGAAGGAGAGTCCGGCGAAGGCGAGCAGCGCCGATCCTGCGGAGACGGTCGCGTTCACGATGAGCGGTTCGCCGATGTTCGGCAGGATGTGCCTGATCAGGATACGGAACCGCGAAACCCCGGCGACCCGGGCGGCGTCGATGAAGTCGCGTCCGGCGATCGCGGCGGAGAGGGTCTGGGTGAGCCGCGCGAACTGCGGCGCCATCGCGAAGCCGATCGCGAGTACGGCGCCCGTGGACCCCACCCCGAAGATGACCGCGAAGAACAGCGCGAGCAGCAGCCCGGGGAACGCGACGGCGATGTTCACGAAGCCTACGATGGGTCGCCCGATCCAGCGCGGGAGAACGGAGGGGGCGGTGCCGAGCAGCGTTCCGGCGACGACGCCGATGATCACGGCGATCACGGCGAGGACGACCGAGAGCCGGGTCGCGACCAGCACCCGTGCGAGCACATCGCGACCGAGGGTGTCTGTGCCCAGCAGGTGGGCGGCACTCGGCCCCTGCGTGATCTCGGTCGGATTCACCTGCTCGGCCTGAGCGCCCCAGATGATCGGCGCGAAGATCGCGGCGAGCGTGACCAGCAGCACCAGGCTGAGCGCGGTGATGCCGAGCGGTGAGCGGACGATCCCTGTCCATGCGGTGCGTGCGGACATCATGCCTCCCGGATGGTGGAGCGAGGGTCGAGGAGCGCGAGGATCACGTCGATCACCAGATTCACGATGAGGACGCCGATGCCGTAGACGAGGACGATCCCCTGGACGACCGAGTAGTCCTTGGTCAGGATCGACTGCACGATCATGGTGCCGAGGCCCGGCCAGGCGAAGACGTTCTCGACCAGCACGGTGCCGGCGACCATGCCCGTCAGCAGCAGTCCGGTGAGGGTGAGAGTCGCAGTCATGGCGTTCGGCAGCGCGTGGCGCGAGTAGATCCGGCGTGGCGCGAGTCGCTTGGCCCGGGCGGTGCGGATGAAGTCCTGGTTGAGGACGGAAAGCACCTCGACCCGGATGATGCGCGAGAACACCGCGATCGGTGCGACCGAGAGGGCGATCACCGGGAGCACGAGGGCGAACGGGGCGGTGTTGCCGGCGATGGGGAACCAGCCGAGCGACACCGCGAAGACGTAGACGAGGCCGACGGCGAGGAGGAACTCGGGGATCGCGGCGAGGATCACCGATCCGGTCGCGAAGGCCAGCTCCAGGCCGCGACGCCGGCCGCCGCGGGTCGCGACGGCCATCGTCACCCCGAGAGGGACGGAGACCAGCAGCACCAGCACGACCGCGAGCAGAGCGAGCTGCAGAGTCGCAGGCAGCCGGGTGGTGATGATGTCGGCGACCGGCTGGCCGGTGATCATGGACGTGCCCATGTCGCCGGTGAACAGGCCGCCGATGTAGCGGAGATACTGCACGAAGAGCGGCTCATCGAGCCCGAGCGCGGCGCGGCGCGCCTCGACGAGCTCCACCGGAGCGTTCATCCCGAGCGCAGCGCGGACCGGGTCGCCCGGCACCAGGTGGATCATGAGGAAGGCAGCCGTGACCAGCACCCACACCGACAGCACGAACTGCCCGCCGCGCCGGACCAGGAAGGACACCCAGG from the Microbacterium luteolum genome contains:
- a CDS encoding ABC transporter permease, which translates into the protein MASTTATQAILIRSARSDNPWVSFLVRRGGQFVLSVWVLVTAAFLMIHLVPGDPVRAALGMNAPVELVEARRAALGLDEPLFVQYLRYIGGLFTGDMGTSMITGQPVADIITTRLPATLQLALLAVVLVLLVSVPLGVTMAVATRGGRRRGLELAFATGSVILAAIPEFLLAVGLVYVFAVSLGWFPIAGNTAPFALVLPVIALSVAPIAVFSRIIRVEVLSVLNQDFIRTARAKRLAPRRIYSRHALPNAMTATLTLTGLLLTGMVAGTVLVENVFAWPGLGTMIVQSILTKDYSVVQGIVLVYGIGVLIVNLVIDVILALLDPRSTIREA
- a CDS encoding dipeptide/oligopeptide/nickel ABC transporter permease/ATP-binding protein; this encodes MMSARTAWTGIVRSPLGITALSLVLLVTLAAIFAPIIWGAQAEQVNPTEITQGPSAAHLLGTDTLGRDVLARVLVATRLSVVLAVIAVIIGVVAGTLLGTAPSVLPRWIGRPIVGFVNIAVAFPGLLLALFFAVIFGVGSTGAVLAIGFAMAPQFARLTQTLSAAIAGRDFIDAARVAGVSRFRILIRHILPNIGEPLIVNATVSAGSALLAFAGLSFLGLGVQVPEYDWGRLLGEGLNRIYLNPASALGPAVAVVIAGLAFNLLGETAAAALGGRSGRRRHRLPALALPSAPRHAQVAGDDVVLLVDDLRVSFPTPSGWVTPVRGVSFTVSRGEAIGVVGESGSGKSLTALAAARLIERPGHVAAAQLDFCGTPLLTTSDRAVRSLLGTSLAMVFQDPMTSFNPTRRIGSQLAEAASEHQDITRKQAMDRAIERLQSVRVPAAARRARQYPHEFSGGMRQRAMIAMGLMNHPRLIIADEPTTALDVTVQRQVLQLLAGVRRDTDAAILLISHDIAVVAQTCDRVLVMYAGRIVEDLPAATLHTSARHPYTRALLDVVPELDADRDAPLKMIPGRPPAPGAFPAGCAFAARCPLATDVCRESDPELVTDTGGHRVACWNPVSGEATVPVAIATAAEEEETVLR